The following coding sequences are from one Anolis carolinensis isolate JA03-04 unplaced genomic scaffold, rAnoCar3.1.pri scaffold_52, whole genome shotgun sequence window:
- the LOC100553212 gene encoding zinc finger protein 850 isoform X1: protein MEEMNGIVASLVDNGEKSHVCTKYRKHLGHNGCLHRHQQAHREDGGSARERPNKCIVCGQCFTQNVALVLHKTLDVGKSHLKGKVSAKCVVKHKKFHTGQEQYRCQECGKCFASSSALVRLKRLHTGEKPHQCQECGKCFAESSALLSHKRVHTREKPYKCQECGKCFAFSSALVRHKRVHTREKPYKCQECGKCFAFSSALVRHKRLHTGEKPYQCQECGKCFTCSSTLVSHKRLHTGEKPHQCQECGKCFAESSALLSHKRLHTREKPYKCEECGKCSASHSDLLKHKRLHTGEKPYQCQECGKCFTCSSTLVSHKRLHTGEKPHQCQECGKCFAESSALLSHKRLHTREKPYKCEECGKCSVSHSDLLKHKRLHTGEKPYQCQECGKCFTCSSTLVSHKRLHTGEKPYQCQECGKCFACSSTLVSHKRLHTGEKPYQCQECGKCFACSSTLVSHKRLHTGEKPYQCQECGTCFTCSSTLVSHKRLHTGEKPYQCQECGKCFADSSALVKHKRLHTGEKPYQCQECGKCFAESSALVSHKRVHTREKPYKCEECGKCSASRSDLLKHKRLHTGEKPYKCQECGKCFADSSALVRHKRVHTGEKPYLCQECGKCFAVSSHLARHKRSHTGEKPYKCHECGKCFTQSSALNQHQRTHTG from the coding sequence tagataacggggagaagagccatgtatgcaccaaatacaggaagcatttgggacacaacGGGTGCCTTCATCGACACCagcaagcccacagagaagatggaggttctgCCAGAGAAAGGCCCAACAAATGCATTGTATGTGGGCAATGTTTTACCCAAAATGTGGCACTTGTCCTTCACAAGACACTTGAtgttgggaaaagccatcttaaagggaaagtatctgcaaaatgtgtggtgaaacacaagaaatttcacacaggtcaggaacaatacagatgccaagagtgtgggaagtgttttgcttccagttcagccttggtgaggctcaaaagactccacacaggagagaagccacaccaatgtcaggagtgtgggaaatgttttgctgaaagttcagccttgttgagccacaaaagagtccacaccagggagaagccatacaaatgccaggagtgtgggaaatgttttgctttcagttcagccttggtgaggcacaaaagagtccacaccagggagaagccatacaaatgccaggagtgtgggaaatgttttgctttcagttcagccttggtgaggcacaaaagactccacacaggagagaagccataccaatgccaagagtgtgggaaatgttttacttgcagttcaaccttggtgagccacaaaagactccacacgggagagaagccacaccaatgtcaggagtgtgggaaatgttttgctgaaagttcagccttgttgagccacaaaagactccacactagggagaagccatacaaatgtgaggagtgtgggaaatgttctgcttcccattcagacttgttgaagcacaaaagactccacacaggagagaagccataccaatgccaggagtgtgggaaatgttttacttgcagttcaaccttggtgagccacaaaagactccacacgggagagaagccacaccaatgtcaggagtgtgggaaatgttttgctgaaagttcagccttgttgagccacaaaagactccacactagggagaagccatacaaatgtgaggagtgtgggaaatgttctgtttcccattcagacttgttgaagcacaaaagactccacacaggagagaagccataccagtgccaggagtgtgggaaatgttttacttgcagttcaaccttggtgagccacaaaagactccacacaggagagaagccataccagtgccaggagtgtgggaaatgttttgcttgcagttcaaccttggtgagccacaaaagactccacacaggagagaagccataccagtgccaagagtgtgggaaatgttttgcttgcagttcaaccttggtgagccacaaaagactccacacaggagagaagccataccagtgccaggagtgtgggacatgttttacttgcagttcaaccttggtgagccacaaaagactccacacaggagagaagccataccaatgccaggagtgtgggaaatgttttgctgacagttcagccttggtgaaacacaaaagactccacacaggagagaagccataccaatgccaggagtgtgggaaatgttttgctgaaagttcagccttggtgagccacaaaagagtccacaccagggagaagccatacaaatgtgaggagtgtgggaaatgttctgcTTCCCGTTCAGACttgttgaagcacaaaagactccatacaggagagaagccatacaaatgccaggagtgtgggaaatgttttgctgacagttcagccttggtgaggcacaaaagagtccacacaggagagaagccatacctatgccaggagtgtgggaaatgttttgctgtcaGTTCACACTTGGCGAGGCACAAAAgaagccacacaggagagaagccatataaatgccatgaatgtggaaaatgttttactcagagttcagcccttaaccagcaccagagaacacataccggctaa
- the LOC134295001 gene encoding zinc finger protein 814-like, which translates to MENSLSKSHTGEKRHNCKDCGKCFIERSSLAKHQRTHSGEKPYKCVECGKSFSQSGNLHTHQRTHTREKPHTCMECGKSFSKSGHLRIHQRMHTGEKPHTCMECGKSFSRSDYLRSHQRTHTGEKPHTCMECGKSFSESGHLRIHQRIHTGEKPYKCMECGKSFSESGNLRNHQRTHTGEKPYKCMECGKSFSESGNLRNHQRTHTGEKPYKCMECGKSFSRSGDLRTHQRIHTGEKPHTCMECGKRFSQSGHLRIHQRTHTGEKPHTCMECGKSFSKSGHLRIHQRTHTGEKPHTCMECGKSFSHSGHLRIHQRMHTGEKPHTCMECGKSFSHSGSLRTHQRIHTGEKPHTCMECGKRFSESGHLRTHQRTHTGEKPHTCRECGKSFSKSGNLHTHQRTHTREKPHTCMECGKSFSQSGNLRTHQRTHTGEKPHTCMECGKSFSRSDYLRSHQRTHTGEKPHTCMECGKSFSGSGDLRIHQRIHTGEKPHTCMECGKSFSKSGHLRIHQRTHTGEKPHTCMECGKRFSESGHLRIHQRIHTGEKPHTCMECGKSFSQSGHLRIHQRIHTGEKPHKCMECGKSFSRSGDLCTHQRTHTGEKPHKCMECGKSFSQSGDLRTHQRMHIGEKPHK; encoded by the coding sequence atggaaaattcattgtcaaaatcacacacaggggagaagcgacataattgtaaggactgtgggaaatgtttcattgagagaagttctcttgctaaacatcaacgaactcactcaggagagaagccatataaatgtgtggaatgtggaaagagcttcagtcagagtggaaatctacacacccatcagaggacccacacaagggagaagccacatacatgcatggaatgtggaaagagcttcagtaagagtggacatctgcgtatccatcagaggatgcacacaggagagaagccacatacatgcatggaatgtggaaagagcttcagtcggagtgactatctacgttcccatcaaaggactcacacaggagagaagccacatacatgcatggaatgtggaaagagcttcagtgagagtggacatctgcgtatccatcaaaggattcacacaggggagaagccatataaatgcatggaatgtggaaagagcttcagtgagagtggaaatctacgcaaccatcaaaggactcacacaggggagaagccatataaatgcatggaatgtggaaagagcttcagtgagagtggaaatctacgcaaccatcaaaggactcacacaggggagaagccatataaatgcatggaatgtggaaagagcttcagtcggagtggagatctacgcacccatcaaaggattcacacaggggagaagccacatacatgcatggaatgtggaaagagattcagtcagagtggacatctgcgtatccatcaaaggactcacacaggggagaagccacatacatgcatggaatgtggaaagagcttcagtaagagtggacatctgcgtatccatcaaaggactcacacaggggagaagccacatacatgcatggaatgtggaaagagcttcagtcacagtggacatctgcgtatccatcaaaggatgcacacaggagagaagccacatacatgcatggaatgtggaaagagcttcagtcatagtggaagtctacgcacccatcaaaggattcacacaggggagaagccacatacatgcatggaatgtggaaagagattcagtgagagtggacatctgcgcacccatcaaaggactcacacaggggagaagccacatacatgcagggaatgtggaaagagcttcagtaagagtggaaatctacacacccatcagaggacccacacaagggagaagccacatacatgcatggaatgtggaaagagcttcagtcagagtggaaatctacgcacccatcaaaggactcacacaggagagaagccacatacatgcatggaatgtggaaagagcttcagtcggagtgactatctacgttcccatcaaaggactcacacaggagagaagccacatacatgcatggaatgtggaaagagcttcagtgggaGTGgagatctgcgtatccatcaaaggattcacacaggggagaagccacatacgtgcatggaatgtggaaagagcttcagtaagagtggacatctgcgtatccatcaaaggactcacacaggagagaagccacatacatgcatggaatgtggaaagagattcagtgagagtggacatctgcgtatccatcaaaggattcacacaggagagaagccacatacatgcatggaatgtggaaagagcttcagtcagagtggacatctgcgtatccatcaaaggatccacacaggggagaagccacataaatgcatggaatgtggaaagagcttcagtcggagtggagatctatgcacccatcaaaggactcacacaggggagaagccacataaatgcatggaatgtggaaagagcttcagtcagagtggagatctacgcacccatcaaaggatgcacataggagagaagccacataaatag